In one Neobacillus sp. WH10 genomic region, the following are encoded:
- a CDS encoding DNA repair exonuclease — MKKISFIHAADLHLDSPMIGLKHLPANIFSRMKESTFTSLKKLTTAAIERQVDFVILAGDLFDGEDRSLRAQSRFRTEMLKLEEKNIPVYVVHGNHDHLNGSWVHLDMPANVHLFHSEVETKALKTKSGECVHLYGFSYPTRHVFDRKIDDYKKAEGADFHIGILHGNESAGTEHDNYAPFSVKDLQEKDFDYWALGHIHKRAVLSENPPIVYPGNIQGRNKKESGSKGFYHVTLTELDVKMDFIESSDLIWEETVIDAAAVSCFQDVLRLCQTAINSVRRVQQGTLLTLSLKNIQLADDREKRSLHSELLELLFEEEKDEESFVWIVDLIISESFHIDKEQLKTEANFYAELFETFAHFENVDLALAPLYEHQLGRKYLSYLSTSEQNELLEKAEKMLIELLYQP; from the coding sequence ATGAAAAAGATATCGTTTATTCATGCAGCTGATCTTCATTTAGACAGCCCTATGATTGGATTAAAGCATTTGCCGGCTAATATCTTTTCTAGGATGAAGGAGAGTACCTTTACATCCTTAAAAAAGCTAACAACCGCGGCTATCGAGCGGCAGGTTGATTTTGTCATCTTAGCGGGAGATTTATTCGATGGAGAGGATCGCAGCTTACGGGCACAATCACGCTTTCGGACGGAAATGTTGAAGCTTGAGGAAAAGAATATACCCGTTTATGTCGTTCATGGAAACCACGACCATTTAAATGGTTCATGGGTGCACCTTGACATGCCGGCGAATGTTCATTTGTTTCATAGTGAGGTGGAAACAAAGGCGCTGAAGACGAAGAGTGGTGAGTGCGTCCATCTTTATGGCTTTAGCTACCCAACAAGGCATGTGTTTGATCGGAAAATAGATGATTATAAGAAGGCAGAGGGGGCAGATTTTCACATCGGAATTCTACATGGCAATGAAAGTGCAGGAACTGAGCACGATAACTATGCTCCATTTTCAGTTAAGGATTTACAGGAAAAAGACTTTGATTATTGGGCCTTGGGACATATCCATAAACGGGCTGTTTTGTCTGAAAATCCCCCTATTGTCTATCCAGGTAATATCCAAGGAAGAAATAAGAAGGAATCAGGCAGTAAAGGGTTCTATCATGTTACATTGACAGAGCTTGATGTAAAAATGGACTTTATCGAGTCATCCGATTTGATCTGGGAGGAGACTGTGATTGATGCTGCCGCTGTAAGTTGTTTTCAAGATGTTCTTCGTTTATGCCAGACGGCAATCAATAGTGTTCGTAGAGTTCAACAGGGAACACTTTTAACTCTTTCTTTAAAAAATATTCAATTGGCCGATGACCGTGAAAAAAGAAGTTTACACAGCGAGCTTCTAGAGCTTCTATTTGAAGAAGAAAAGGATGAGGAGTCCTTTGTTTGGATAGTGGACTTAATCATTTCAGAAAGTTTCCATATTGATAAAGAACAATTGAAAACAGAAGCCAATTTTTATGCGGAGCTATTTGAAACATTTGCTCATTTTGAAAATGTTGATCTCGCTTTAGCTCCGTTGTATGAGCATCAATTAGGTAGAAAGTATTTATCTTATTTATCAACCTCTGAGCAAAATGAACTCCTTGAAAAAGCAGAGAAAATGCTAATTGAATTACTTTATCAACCATAA